A genomic stretch from Hydrogenimonas urashimensis includes:
- the nosZ gene encoding Sec-dependent nitrous-oxide reductase → MSSIVKKLSMIAIGTLVGVSMASASSELEKVMKERGLTQQDLLAAAKTYTPSGGRDKYIVFSSGGQSGQIIVYGVPSMRILKYIGVFTPEPWQGWGYDDDTKKVLAQGKIRGKQITWGDTHHPAISETNGKYDGKWLVINDKANPRLAVIDLSDFVTKQIVVNPVFKSDHGGAFFTPNSEYILEACQYGAPLDNNYHPMDEYAESFRGGVTVWKFDHKHGKILPEKSFTIEMPPYMQDLSDAGKEASYGWGFTNSFNSEMYTGGIEKGLPPFEAGMSRNDTDYLHVYNWKKLAKLAENPKNVKIINGHKVIPIDVAVKNNALFLIPEPKSPHGVDVSPDGKYIVVCGKLDTHATVYSWDKIKKAIDSKDFVGKDPYGIPIIDLKKAAHCQAELGLGPLHNQYGPKWKTEGEIYTSLYVDSQVVKWNYLKCKVEDRVNVNYNIGHLCGMEGKTEDPQGEYIIALNKLAIDRFNPIGPLHPQNHQLIDIRGKKMQLLYDMPLPLGEPHQAVAIRASKLHTHVRYKMGTNPFTGKIHEGKTLAGQEKIVRKGNHVYVYGTVVRSHINPEHVTVNLGDTVTFYLTNLERAEDETHGFTVDDYNIHASLEPGKTVALTFKADREGVFPYYCTEFCSALHLEMMGYLLVKDPNKKYVSAHKLKMAKMSPEQLKKEYEKIVATNAATDKVIQSVVKFLKENHYEKYPVVKQLVEDALDQYGKIPEQKKKADEYHKKGDLEKAILFENMIWQYMVKTADVGIRARDLLIRKIATPMSEAAKRGEVAFNEGGCGGCHVIGKVSSGPDLTGVLQRHENGEKWVAEFIKDPKSKYNDPYVKSMINYFNLRMPNQGMSDQEIKDIIEYFKWVDENANLF, encoded by the coding sequence ATGAGTTCGATCGTCAAGAAGCTATCGATGATAGCGATCGGTACTCTGGTAGGTGTGTCGATGGCCTCCGCCAGTTCAGAGCTTGAAAAAGTGATGAAAGAGCGGGGACTGACGCAGCAGGATCTGCTGGCGGCAGCCAAAACCTACACACCCAGCGGCGGACGGGACAAATACATCGTATTCAGTTCCGGTGGACAGTCCGGACAGATCATCGTATACGGTGTACCGTCCATGAGAATTTTGAAGTATATCGGTGTCTTCACGCCCGAGCCCTGGCAGGGATGGGGATATGACGATGACACCAAGAAAGTGCTGGCCCAGGGTAAAATTCGCGGTAAACAGATCACCTGGGGTGACACGCACCACCCGGCGATTTCCGAAACGAATGGCAAATACGACGGCAAGTGGCTGGTCATCAACGACAAGGCCAACCCGCGTCTCGCCGTGATCGATCTGAGCGACTTCGTTACCAAACAGATCGTCGTCAACCCCGTTTTCAAATCGGACCACGGCGGGGCTTTCTTTACGCCCAACAGCGAATATATCCTCGAAGCGTGCCAGTACGGTGCACCGCTTGATAACAACTACCATCCGATGGATGAGTATGCCGAGAGCTTCAGAGGTGGTGTCACTGTCTGGAAATTCGACCATAAACACGGAAAGATCCTTCCGGAAAAATCGTTCACGATCGAAATGCCCCCCTATATGCAGGACCTCTCCGATGCCGGTAAAGAGGCGAGCTACGGATGGGGTTTCACCAACTCTTTCAATTCCGAAATGTATACCGGTGGTATCGAAAAGGGGCTTCCACCGTTTGAAGCGGGAATGAGCCGGAACGATACCGACTACCTGCATGTCTATAACTGGAAAAAACTGGCCAAACTGGCGGAAAATCCCAAAAACGTCAAGATCATCAACGGTCACAAGGTCATTCCGATCGATGTCGCCGTCAAAAACAATGCCCTTTTCCTGATTCCTGAACCGAAATCTCCACACGGTGTCGATGTCAGCCCGGATGGCAAATATATCGTTGTCTGTGGCAAGCTCGATACCCATGCGACGGTTTACAGCTGGGATAAAATCAAAAAGGCGATCGACAGCAAAGATTTTGTCGGCAAAGATCCCTACGGTATTCCGATCATCGACCTGAAAAAAGCGGCGCACTGTCAGGCTGAATTGGGCCTCGGACCCCTGCATAACCAGTACGGACCGAAATGGAAAACGGAAGGGGAGATCTATACATCTCTCTATGTTGACAGCCAGGTTGTCAAATGGAACTACCTGAAATGTAAAGTCGAAGACCGTGTCAACGTCAACTACAACATCGGCCACCTCTGCGGTATGGAGGGCAAAACGGAAGATCCTCAGGGCGAATATATCATCGCGCTCAACAAACTGGCGATCGACCGCTTCAATCCCATCGGGCCTTTGCATCCGCAAAACCACCAGCTTATCGATATCCGCGGCAAGAAGATGCAGCTTCTGTACGATATGCCTCTGCCTCTGGGTGAACCCCACCAGGCTGTTGCGATCCGTGCCAGCAAGCTCCATACCCATGTTCGCTACAAGATGGGCACCAACCCCTTCACCGGCAAAATCCATGAAGGCAAGACTCTGGCGGGACAGGAGAAAATCGTTCGCAAAGGCAACCATGTCTATGTCTACGGTACCGTTGTACGTTCGCATATCAACCCAGAGCATGTCACTGTCAATCTGGGAGATACGGTCACCTTCTACCTGACCAACCTGGAGCGGGCGGAAGACGAAACCCACGGATTTACTGTGGATGATTACAATATCCATGCCTCTCTCGAGCCTGGCAAAACGGTTGCATTGACATTCAAAGCCGACCGCGAAGGTGTCTTCCCATACTACTGTACAGAGTTCTGTTCGGCGCTTCACCTGGAGATGATGGGTTATCTGCTCGTCAAAGATCCGAACAAGAAATATGTCTCCGCGCATAAACTGAAAATGGCGAAAATGTCTCCCGAGCAGCTGAAAAAAGAGTATGAGAAGATCGTTGCGACCAATGCGGCGACCGACAAGGTCATCCAGAGTGTCGTGAAGTTCCTCAAAGAGAACCATTACGAAAAATATCCGGTCGTCAAGCAGCTCGTCGAGGATGCCCTCGATCAGTACGGCAAGATTCCCGAGCAGAAGAAGAAAGCTGACGAATATCACAAAAAAGGTGATCTTGAAAAAGCGATTCTGTTTGAGAACATGATCTGGCAGTACATGGTCAAAACGGCGGACGTCGGCATTCGTGCCCGAGACTTGCTGATCCGCAAAATCGCGACACCGATGAGCGAAGCGGCCAAACGCGGTGAAGTCGCCTTCAACGAAGGTGGATGCGGTGGTTGCCATGTTATCGGCAAAGTTTCGTCCGGACCGGATTTGACCGGTGTTCTCCAGCGACACGAAAATGGTGAAAAATGGGTAGCGGAATTCATCAAAGATCCGAAATCCAAATATAACGATCCGTATGTCAAATCGATGATCAACTACTTCAATCTGCGCATGCCGAATCAGGGTATGAGCGATCAGGAGATCAAGGATATCATCGAATACTTCAAGTGGGTGGATGAAAACGCCAACCTCTTCTAA
- a CDS encoding cytochrome C, producing MKSSLTKARIFTFIAFGLLMYYFVIPAVFTHDVIELVRAGKADKIPPVAYKVWNYYAKNIYVSPSTPKEAVGDLKKMIEEDAELSVVSAPIWYVALEAPNYPKEAFPEGIPVYYHFDGFSGDVHEMNTINHYIGMDPMERGAPYLRALAPYALVLVALLMIYYMVYDSKILDLLMLLPVVLPVIFLGFYAYWLYWFGHHMHEWGAFKIKPFMPTVFGDGKVAQFTTHSYPTTGFWILLAISAFSLLAIISKKKARKLAAAEA from the coding sequence ATGAAAAGTTCATTGACCAAGGCGAGAATATTTACATTCATCGCGTTTGGGCTGCTGATGTACTATTTTGTCATTCCGGCAGTGTTTACCCACGATGTGATAGAGCTGGTACGTGCGGGAAAGGCCGACAAGATTCCTCCCGTAGCCTACAAGGTGTGGAACTACTACGCGAAAAACATATACGTCAGCCCCTCCACACCCAAAGAGGCGGTAGGCGATCTAAAGAAAATGATAGAAGAGGATGCAGAACTCTCTGTCGTCTCCGCCCCTATCTGGTATGTGGCGCTTGAAGCGCCCAACTACCCCAAAGAAGCCTTCCCGGAAGGGATTCCCGTCTATTACCACTTCGACGGATTCAGTGGTGACGTGCACGAGATGAACACGATCAACCATTATATCGGTATGGATCCGATGGAAAGGGGAGCACCCTATCTGCGCGCGCTGGCGCCCTATGCCCTTGTGCTCGTGGCACTTTTAATGATCTATTACATGGTGTATGACAGCAAAATCCTGGATTTGCTGATGCTGCTTCCCGTTGTACTGCCTGTCATATTTTTGGGATTTTATGCCTACTGGCTCTACTGGTTCGGCCACCATATGCACGAGTGGGGAGCTTTCAAAATCAAACCCTTCATGCCCACGGTTTTCGGTGACGGCAAAGTGGCCCAGTTTACGACCCATTCCTATCCGACGACGGGCTTTTGGATACTGCTGGCCATCAGTGCATTCAGTCTGTTGGCGATCATTTCCAAGAAAAAAGCGCGCAAACTGGCTGCGGCAGAGGCATAA
- a CDS encoding nitrous oxide reductase family maturation protein NosD, producing the protein MRKAVMMMATAAGLMAANVLQEAIDHAEPGSRLELPAGEYHGNIFIDKPLIIDGVDQKAKIVGDENGTVIKIRSDYVTIKNLTILGSGSEHENVDAGISIKNAKHVTVDHCRIDDCLFGIDLEQVHESQLTHNWIRSKPFSLGLRGDAIRLWYSNDNNVSYNTITHSRDMVVWYSHGNTIAHNFGEYSRYSLHFMYAGKNDVLYNTYEHNSVGIFFMYSQDTVAIGNVIKNSLGTTGLGIGLKDASNFTLIDNTLIYCARGLYIDRSPFQPDMNNTIKNNRILYNSEGIHFHSLSVSNNIVGNIFKGNIDNVVDDDQVMLHSVKNFWDRNYWDDYEGFDKDGDGIGDTPYHLFYYADRMWMLNPNIKFFYASPIVSIMNFLAKLAPISEPVMLLKDDHPVMFEKDLEREFSNDT; encoded by the coding sequence ATGCGAAAAGCGGTGATGATGATGGCAACGGCAGCGGGGTTGATGGCGGCCAATGTACTGCAGGAAGCCATCGACCATGCCGAACCCGGTTCCAGGCTGGAACTGCCGGCGGGCGAATATCACGGGAATATTTTCATCGACAAGCCGCTGATTATCGATGGCGTCGACCAGAAGGCAAAAATAGTCGGAGATGAGAACGGAACCGTCATAAAGATCCGAAGCGACTATGTCACTATCAAAAACCTGACCATTCTTGGCAGCGGAAGCGAACATGAAAATGTCGACGCCGGCATTTCGATAAAAAACGCGAAGCATGTGACGGTGGATCACTGCAGGATCGATGACTGCCTTTTCGGTATCGACCTGGAGCAGGTACACGAATCGCAGCTGACACACAACTGGATACGCTCGAAGCCCTTTTCGCTGGGCTTGCGGGGCGATGCGATACGTCTTTGGTACAGCAACGACAACAACGTGAGCTACAATACGATCACCCATTCACGGGATATGGTGGTCTGGTACAGCCACGGCAACACGATCGCCCACAATTTCGGGGAGTACAGCCGCTATTCGCTCCATTTCATGTATGCGGGAAAGAATGACGTTCTCTACAACACCTACGAGCATAATTCGGTCGGCATCTTTTTCATGTATTCGCAGGATACCGTGGCGATCGGCAACGTCATCAAAAATTCGCTGGGTACGACAGGGCTTGGAATCGGTCTAAAGGATGCCAGCAACTTTACGCTGATCGACAATACGCTGATCTACTGCGCGCGGGGGCTTTACATCGACCGTTCCCCGTTTCAGCCCGATATGAACAACACGATCAAGAACAACAGGATTCTCTACAATTCGGAGGGCATCCATTTCCATTCATTGAGTGTCTCCAACAATATTGTCGGAAACATATTCAAAGGCAATATCGACAATGTGGTTGACGATGACCAGGTGATGCTCCATTCGGTCAAGAATTTCTGGGACAGAAACTACTGGGATGACTACGAAGGATTCGACAAAGACGGCGACGGCATCGGCGACACGCCGTACCATCTTTTTTACTATGCGGACCGCATGTGGATGCTCAATCCCAATATCAAGTTTTTCTATGCGTCGCCCATCGTTTCGATAATGAACTTTCTGGCCAAGCTGGCTCCGATTTCCGAACCGGTGATGCTGTTGAAGGATGACCATCCGGTGATGTTCGAAAAAGATTTAGAAAGGGAGTTCTCCAATGACACCTGA
- a CDS encoding 4Fe-4S dicluster domain-containing protein: MTPEEKRKRRKFIQQMTGLGVLGLAAAGGILSAPYLKAAPSRLRPPGAVPEEEFIGLCIKCGQCLQVCPYDSILLEDIDGKVGVGMAYIEPRERGCYLCEAFPCILACPSGALNHEHDSIEYVHMGVAVVHNPEGCLAKVGKPVPDSAIDRIYEHTKVLTEEEKRSKKVTVDPNDPEKVQLQKELLIKLEKHRGEKSCTICADMCPFHPDHTLAIGMVDAAGGGMLPEIREACNGCGACVELCPTDVIKVIPRKSYTDIYGGGNNNA, translated from the coding sequence ATGACACCTGAAGAGAAGAGAAAACGCAGAAAATTCATACAGCAGATGACAGGGTTGGGTGTTCTCGGCCTTGCCGCGGCCGGTGGTATCCTGAGTGCCCCCTATCTGAAAGCGGCTCCAAGCAGACTTCGTCCACCGGGGGCGGTACCCGAAGAAGAATTCATCGGCCTGTGTATCAAATGCGGCCAATGCCTGCAGGTATGCCCCTACGATTCGATACTGCTGGAGGATATCGACGGAAAAGTGGGCGTGGGGATGGCCTATATCGAACCTCGTGAACGCGGATGCTATCTCTGTGAGGCATTTCCCTGTATTCTCGCCTGTCCCAGCGGTGCGCTCAACCATGAGCATGACAGCATTGAGTATGTTCATATGGGTGTCGCCGTGGTCCATAACCCGGAAGGGTGTCTTGCCAAAGTCGGCAAGCCCGTACCCGACAGCGCCATCGACCGCATTTACGAGCATACGAAAGTGCTGACAGAAGAGGAGAAGCGTTCGAAAAAAGTGACCGTCGATCCCAACGATCCGGAAAAAGTCCAACTGCAGAAAGAGCTGCTTATCAAACTGGAAAAGCATCGCGGTGAGAAATCCTGTACGATTTGCGCCGATATGTGCCCGTTCCATCCCGACCACACACTGGCGATCGGCATGGTGGATGCGGCGGGCGGAGGCATGCTTCCGGAAATCAGGGAGGCGTGCAACGGCTGCGGCGCGTGCGTGGAACTTTGCCCGACCGATGTGATCAAAGTGATACCGCGCAAAAGCTATACCGACATTTACGGGGGAGGAAACAACAATGCGTAA
- a CDS encoding c-type cytochrome translates to MRKIVTMVLTSALILGLAGCGDKKEKKQEAQKSAPGEIKVTKGAVKKSGAEEKSKENTGQFYYSYNKEKNATEEKSNRRTTLDAYLNIRSPYERVQIELMIKKLSKDFVIRCSPCHDDYANGVIGPSLLGKDGEFIYKRLIAFKTGEKKNVLMKQLVAQMDDAKLKSIADEIAEFNKQIQEMRKGRQ, encoded by the coding sequence ATGCGTAAAATAGTGACAATGGTACTGACAAGTGCCCTGATACTTGGGCTCGCCGGCTGCGGTGACAAAAAAGAGAAGAAACAAGAGGCACAAAAAAGCGCTCCCGGAGAGATCAAGGTGACGAAAGGCGCAGTGAAAAAGAGTGGTGCCGAAGAGAAATCGAAAGAGAATACGGGCCAGTTCTACTACTCCTACAACAAAGAGAAGAATGCGACGGAAGAGAAGAGCAACCGCCGAACGACACTCGATGCCTACCTCAATATCCGTTCGCCTTATGAAAGAGTGCAGATCGAACTGATGATCAAAAAGCTGAGCAAGGATTTCGTCATCCGATGCTCGCCGTGCCATGACGATTACGCCAACGGGGTTATCGGACCGTCGCTTCTGGGCAAGGATGGCGAGTTTATCTATAAACGGTTGATCGCCTTCAAAACGGGCGAAAAGAAGAATGTACTGATGAAACAGCTCGTCGCGCAGATGGACGACGCCAAACTCAAAAGCATCGCCGACGAAATCGCCGAATTCAACAAACAAATCCAGGAAATGAGAAAGGGTAGACAATGA
- a CDS encoding c-type cytochrome — translation MIRHIIAAIATLLAIWAMVFMYQLDRESERFKQIRDIIEKTKMEVPQAKTSTPPIQQIEEPVSVEEQMKKEEDEVAKKLKSLRERAGSAMAFKVSPMYKQKCSSCHGVNGEGAVGPKLIGRDQAYVYQALMDFKSGKRKNYVMYGLLMKMSDEDLKALSKEIGTFEEKMKAAAE, via the coding sequence ATGATTCGACACATTATCGCTGCAATCGCCACACTTCTGGCCATCTGGGCAATGGTTTTCATGTATCAGCTCGATCGGGAATCGGAACGCTTCAAACAGATTCGGGACATCATCGAAAAAACGAAGATGGAGGTGCCCCAGGCCAAAACTTCCACCCCGCCGATTCAGCAGATTGAGGAACCGGTAAGTGTCGAGGAACAGATGAAGAAAGAAGAGGATGAAGTCGCCAAAAAACTCAAGTCGCTGCGCGAGCGGGCCGGAAGCGCCATGGCGTTCAAAGTGAGCCCCATGTACAAGCAGAAGTGCTCTTCCTGCCACGGTGTCAACGGGGAAGGTGCGGTCGGGCCGAAACTGATCGGCAGGGATCAGGCTTACGTCTATCAGGCATTGATGGACTTCAAATCGGGCAAACGTAAAAACTATGTCATGTACGGACTGCTGATGAAGATGAGCGACGAGGACCTCAAAGCGCTCAGTAAAGAGATAGGTACGTTTGAAGAGAAAATGAAAGCGGCTGCGGAGTAA
- a CDS encoding NapH/MauN family ferredoxin-type protein, giving the protein MDRYNSSIRDIIRAPFWSTFYYRTHKGGIRPTWRFWRWISVIVINIAFFISYHVDVQLLEGTMNGSRLLGFHLIDLFTAIETWAATHVIHTNMIIGSVTIAFFYILFGGKSFCAWACPYGILSEIGEYFHQKLVRKKIIKERKWDPRIRFAFWAVILIVTFVDGFLVFEVINPIGIISRLIVYGWSLAVVWVVVILLFEIFYSRRMWCKYICPVGTTYNFLGWITATKVQWDMDKCDHCGACLDACFENHVIEFTKPKYDKERKEKGVSKQLVVNGDCTLCARCFDVCHTDAYNYTFRLKDLV; this is encoded by the coding sequence ATGGATAGATATAACAGCAGCATACGTGATATCATCCGAGCGCCTTTCTGGTCCACCTTCTATTACAGGACACACAAAGGGGGCATCCGGCCAACGTGGCGTTTTTGGCGGTGGATTAGTGTTATAGTGATCAATATCGCTTTTTTCATCTCCTACCACGTAGATGTGCAGCTGCTCGAAGGAACGATGAACGGATCCCGGCTGCTGGGATTTCACCTGATCGATCTTTTTACGGCGATCGAAACCTGGGCGGCCACCCATGTGATCCATACCAATATGATTATCGGTTCCGTGACGATCGCCTTTTTCTACATTCTTTTCGGTGGAAAGAGTTTCTGCGCTTGGGCATGCCCCTACGGTATTTTGAGTGAAATCGGCGAATATTTTCATCAAAAACTGGTGCGCAAAAAGATCATCAAAGAGCGCAAATGGGATCCGCGCATCCGATTCGCATTTTGGGCCGTCATTCTCATCGTCACTTTCGTCGACGGTTTTCTGGTGTTCGAAGTGATCAACCCGATCGGTATCATCAGCCGCCTCATTGTCTACGGGTGGAGCCTTGCGGTTGTCTGGGTCGTTGTGATCTTGTTATTCGAGATTTTCTATTCGCGCCGCATGTGGTGCAAATATATCTGTCCGGTCGGCACCACTTACAATTTTTTGGGCTGGATCACCGCGACCAAAGTACAGTGGGACATGGACAAATGCGACCATTGCGGGGCCTGCCTGGATGCCTGTTTCGAAAACCATGTCATCGAATTCACCAAGCCGAAATATGACAAAGAGCGGAAGGAGAAGGGTGTGAGCAAGCAGTTGGTCGTCAACGGTGACTGCACGCTGTGCGCGCGTTGTTTCGATGTCTGCCACACCGACGCCTACAATTACACATTCCGACTGAAAGATCTGGTCTGA
- a CDS encoding ABC transporter ATP-binding protein codes for MGSIVVEAKNVTKTFMGVRVLDNVSLSIALGERVAMMGPNGAGKTTFVRTVLGFYHIDGGSLRVEGFDPAKERTKVLQNIGFIPQLPPPVKLSISELLTFVQRSTGSPKEAIVAQAEAMDLDIRSHLHKPFFKLSGGMKQKLLIAIALARRSRLLIFDEPTANLDPKAREHFYRLLSSIDYEHSTIFITHRIEEIEGLANRRVYMDLGKVVEDERL; via the coding sequence ATGGGCAGCATTGTCGTCGAAGCGAAAAACGTGACGAAAACTTTCATGGGAGTGCGGGTGCTCGACAATGTCTCTCTCTCCATCGCGCTGGGTGAGAGGGTGGCCATGATGGGGCCAAACGGTGCAGGAAAGACGACATTCGTCCGAACGGTTCTCGGTTTTTACCATATCGATGGAGGTTCGCTCAGGGTCGAGGGATTCGATCCTGCAAAAGAGAGGACGAAAGTTTTGCAAAATATCGGTTTCATCCCTCAGCTGCCCCCGCCGGTGAAGCTGAGCATTTCCGAACTTCTGACCTTTGTGCAGCGGAGTACCGGCAGCCCCAAAGAGGCGATCGTCGCCCAGGCGGAGGCGATGGACCTGGACATTCGCAGCCATCTGCACAAACCCTTTTTCAAGCTTTCCGGCGGCATGAAACAGAAGCTTCTTATCGCCATCGCTTTGGCGAGACGAAGCCGTCTTCTCATTTTTGACGAGCCGACGGCCAACCTGGATCCAAAGGCGCGGGAGCACTTCTACCGTCTCCTTTCGTCGATCGACTACGAGCACTCGACGATATTCATCACCCACCGTATCGAAGAGATCGAGGGGTTGGCGAACAGGCGAGTCTATATGGATCTTGGCAAGGTAGTGGAAGATGAGAGACTATAG
- a CDS encoding nitrous oxide reductase accessory protein NosL, with the protein MRDYRSRSGSLPQMIGGFKEVDAHRSSVGGGVLRAPIRDFGFLVSFSRFLFSVLFVSMTLFVTGCEKKDWHQPEKIHWDRDMCERCKMAISERKYAVEVIDPKTRRHYKFDDIGCAILWFKEEHLDWGDEAIIWVKDGKTGEWIDARKAWYSTNKITPMGYGFTAYKTKDEAGGGEVIDFEEVKRRVIKIGR; encoded by the coding sequence ATGAGAGACTATAGGTCGCGAAGCGGCTCGCTTCCTCAGATGATCGGTGGTTTCAAGGAAGTGGACGCTCATCGCTCATCGGTCGGGGGAGGCGTGCTTCGTGCGCCGATTCGCGATTTCGGGTTTTTGGTTTCCTTTTCCCGTTTTCTGTTCTCTGTTCTTTTTGTCTCCATGACCCTCTTTGTGACAGGATGTGAAAAAAAAGATTGGCACCAACCGGAGAAAATCCATTGGGACAGAGATATGTGCGAGCGGTGCAAAATGGCCATCAGCGAACGAAAATACGCCGTGGAAGTGATCGATCCCAAAACCCGCAGACACTACAAATTCGACGATATCGGCTGCGCGATCCTGTGGTTCAAAGAGGAACATCTCGATTGGGGCGATGAAGCGATCATCTGGGTCAAAGACGGCAAAACGGGAGAGTGGATCGATGCTAGAAAAGCGTGGTATTCGACCAATAAAATCACGCCGATGGGATACGGATTCACGGCCTACAAAACCAAAGACGAAGCCGGTGGCGGTGAAGTGATCGATTTCGAAGAGGTCAAACGGCGTGTCATCAAGATAGGACGATGA
- a CDS encoding ABC transporter permease, with amino-acid sequence MKNLGLVAYLDIRESLRAKWFYVYAFVFGGLMGLFFISGITDSVVMGFTGLSRLLLVFIQVTIIILPIFILITTVKSIAADRESNVLEYMLSFPISLAEYYWGKLLGRFMTVFFPVIVALFIGVAWGLSQGGEMPWAMIFLYSALIFSICIVFLGIAFFISTLVKSHDVALGLSFTVWIVLLGFIDVALIGLMMQNRISDEAILTIAMLNPLEAFRIGAIALFDPELTVIGPVAYYLLDTLGHTFLMLYAVVYPIVLGGIFAFLGYLAFRKRDLL; translated from the coding sequence ATGAAAAATCTTGGATTGGTGGCCTACCTGGATATCAGAGAGAGCCTTCGGGCGAAGTGGTTCTATGTCTATGCCTTCGTATTCGGCGGTCTGATGGGACTCTTTTTCATCAGCGGCATCACCGATTCGGTGGTGATGGGGTTTACGGGTCTTAGCCGGCTGCTGCTTGTTTTCATTCAGGTAACGATCATCATTCTGCCCATTTTCATTCTCATCACGACGGTCAAGTCGATCGCCGCGGACCGGGAGAGCAATGTCTTGGAGTATATGCTCTCCTTTCCCATTTCCCTCGCTGAGTATTACTGGGGCAAATTGTTGGGGCGGTTCATGACCGTCTTTTTTCCGGTCATCGTCGCCCTTTTTATCGGGGTTGCCTGGGGCCTTAGCCAAGGAGGGGAGATGCCCTGGGCAATGATTTTTCTCTATTCGGCGCTGATATTTTCCATCTGTATCGTTTTTCTGGGAATCGCCTTTTTCATTTCAACCCTGGTCAAGTCCCACGATGTGGCGCTGGGGCTCTCTTTTACGGTATGGATCGTGCTTCTGGGCTTCATCGATGTGGCTTTGATCGGGCTGATGATGCAAAACAGAATCTCCGACGAAGCGATTCTGACGATCGCCATGCTCAATCCGCTGGAAGCGTTCCGTATCGGGGCGATCGCGCTGTTTGATCCGGAACTGACCGTCATCGGCCCGGTGGCCTACTATCTTCTGGATACGCTGGGGCACACTTTTTTGATGCTTTATGCCGTGGTCTATCCGATCGTGCTGGGAGGGATATTCGCCTTTCTCGGGTATCTGGCGTTTCGAAAACGCGATCTTCTGTAA
- a CDS encoding nitrous oxide reductase accessory protein NosL, which produces MRRLLSVLMVVALGLFAAQNQKVKEEVAFDPVYGLPIGKYPKFEADVILKDGRTIRFCCVKAMLDFYYRPWLFPEFKVSRDRKEIERMIVRDYLDGTKTEAEKAWYVYGSRVAGPHGDDLIPLGSKVRAELFVKRYGGSRIMDFKTVKQKGFGLIDFLDSP; this is translated from the coding sequence ATGAGACGATTGCTGTCGGTATTGATGGTTGTGGCCCTGGGACTTTTCGCGGCACAGAATCAGAAGGTGAAAGAGGAAGTGGCGTTCGACCCGGTCTACGGTCTGCCGATTGGAAAATATCCGAAGTTCGAGGCGGACGTGATTCTCAAGGACGGCCGTACCATCCGTTTCTGCTGCGTCAAAGCGATGCTCGATTTCTACTATCGCCCCTGGCTCTTTCCCGAATTCAAGGTAAGCCGTGACAGAAAAGAGATCGAAAGGATGATCGTCAGAGACTATCTCGACGGCACGAAAACCGAGGCGGAAAAAGCCTGGTACGTTTACGGCAGCCGGGTTGCCGGCCCCCACGGTGACGACCTGATTCCGCTCGGTTCGAAGGTTCGTGCCGAACTCTTCGTCAAACGGTACGGAGGCTCGCGTATCATGGATTTCAAGACGGTGAAGCAGAAAGGTTTCGGCCTGATCGATTTCCTCGACTCTCCTTAA